The proteins below are encoded in one region of Sporosarcina sp. FSL K6-1508:
- the argS gene encoding arginine--tRNA ligase, whose translation MNAVEQIQHEVKLALRQAVLDAGLADETVIPDIMLETPNNKDNGDYATNIAMQLTKAAKKPPRAIAEAILEKLNTDGTSIDSIEIAGPGFINIKLKTDYLGDIVKTVLEQGENYGRSNSGNNQKIQVEFVSANPTGDLHLGHARGASLGDSLSNVLDFAGYDVAREYYINDAGNQVHNLAQSVEARYFQALGLDKEMPEDGYQGQDIITLGKILADEFGDKYVNVPDEERYTFFRQYGLDYELEKLKTDLANFRVSFDVWFSETSLYKNGKIDVALDKLRANGHVFEEDGATWFRSTTFGDDKDRVLIKNDGTYTYLTPDIAYHEDKLFRGFDKLINIWGADHHGYIPRMKAAIEALGYGNDTLEVSVAQMVQLYKDGEKFKMSKRTGKAVTLRELVEEVGLDAVRYFFAMRSGDSQMDFDLDLAISQSNENPVYYAQYAHARISSILRQAKENGMSASVDNVSLLQAEKELELMKKIGDFPQIISDAARLRSPHRVATYIQELAATFHSFYNAEKVLDPENRELSEARLALITITRTTIANALKLIGVSAPEKM comes from the coding sequence ATGAACGCGGTAGAACAAATTCAACATGAAGTGAAATTAGCACTCCGTCAAGCGGTACTTGATGCGGGGTTGGCAGATGAGACGGTTATCCCGGACATTATGCTTGAAACGCCTAATAACAAAGACAATGGCGATTATGCAACGAATATCGCTATGCAATTAACAAAGGCAGCGAAAAAGCCGCCACGCGCAATTGCGGAAGCGATTCTTGAAAAGTTAAATACGGATGGCACTTCGATTGACTCAATTGAGATCGCAGGCCCTGGTTTTATCAATATCAAATTAAAAACCGATTATTTAGGTGACATCGTCAAGACAGTACTTGAGCAAGGTGAGAACTACGGCCGTTCAAATTCCGGCAATAACCAAAAAATCCAAGTTGAATTCGTTTCTGCCAATCCGACAGGCGATCTTCATCTTGGACATGCACGCGGGGCTTCCCTAGGCGACTCTTTAAGCAACGTCCTCGATTTTGCAGGCTATGACGTCGCGCGTGAATATTATATTAACGATGCGGGCAACCAGGTGCATAACCTTGCACAATCCGTTGAAGCACGCTATTTCCAGGCACTTGGTTTGGATAAAGAAATGCCTGAAGACGGTTACCAAGGGCAGGATATCATTACGCTAGGGAAGATACTTGCGGATGAATTCGGCGATAAATACGTCAATGTGCCCGATGAAGAGCGTTATACGTTCTTCCGTCAATACGGACTTGATTATGAATTAGAGAAGTTGAAGACTGACCTCGCCAATTTCCGAGTGTCGTTTGACGTCTGGTTCTCGGAAACCTCATTATATAAAAACGGTAAGATCGATGTCGCTCTTGATAAATTACGTGCGAACGGCCATGTATTTGAAGAAGACGGCGCTACATGGTTCCGTTCAACAACATTCGGCGATGACAAAGATCGTGTGCTCATTAAAAATGACGGTACCTACACTTATTTGACACCGGATATCGCATACCATGAAGACAAATTGTTCCGTGGGTTCGATAAACTTATTAACATCTGGGGTGCGGATCACCACGGTTATATTCCGCGGATGAAAGCGGCAATTGAAGCACTTGGCTACGGCAACGACACACTCGAAGTCAGCGTCGCACAAATGGTTCAGTTGTATAAAGATGGAGAAAAATTCAAGATGAGTAAGCGTACAGGGAAAGCTGTAACTTTGCGCGAACTCGTTGAAGAAGTCGGTTTGGATGCAGTTCGCTACTTCTTCGCAATGCGTTCAGGCGATTCACAAATGGACTTCGACCTAGACCTGGCGATTTCACAGTCGAATGAAAACCCTGTGTACTACGCGCAATATGCGCATGCACGGATTTCATCGATCTTGCGCCAAGCTAAAGAGAACGGAATGTCAGCATCTGTGGACAATGTTTCTTTATTACAAGCTGAAAAAGAATTGGAATTAATGAAGAAAATCGGGGACTTCCCACAAATAATCAGTGACGCAGCGAGACTCCGTTCTCCACACCGCGTTGCAACCTATATCCAAGAACTTGCTGCAACCTTCCACAGCTTCTATAACGCAGAAAAAGTATTGGATCCAGAGAACCGCGAATTGTCCGAAGCACGTCTAGCATTAATTACAATCACACGCACAACAATCGCAAATGCGCTGAAACTTATTGGTGTTTCTGCACCAGAAAAGATGTAA
- a CDS encoding transglycosylase domain-containing protein: protein MRRTVYVKKKKRRTTLRRLLLLIVTMMMAALTVFLSLRLYAQITGAPSLSVPKASVFLDKNGKQIGDRFSVERRYWVSLDEMSPFLIDAVVATEDKNFYNHNGFDYRRIAGALLKDVKSGRKVEGASTITQQYAKNLYLTFEKTWTRKINEALYAYRMEVFYEKDVILEGYMNTVYFGHGMYGVEAASKFYFGKSAKDLTLEESAVITAIAKGPSIYSPIENPEKSRERSLLVLSLMEAQGYITARQEERATNEQITLKNREWADTKRVAPYFLDEVWREAEKVLTAKGRYPAEGGWTIRTTLDPLHQQTAEEMIDKWMPDSGLQVGFMSIEAGTGAITSLVGGVNYTDSPFNRATQAKRQPGSAMKPILYAAALEDGFSPLTFLSTEKTIFTYDDGRSTYEPNNVNGKFAGHPISLAQALAISDNIYAVKTLEDIGYKKFSKMAERLGVDGKFPESPATALGTSLVTLSDMTNAYNRIASGGIETVPTTILSITDAEGKTIYEHPKMSKKRVMSEQDAFVLTHLMTGMFDPVFNDYSSATGLSMRQKQTRPYAAKSGTTISDQYLIGYTPSLTAGIWTGFDVGEQLTETTDKAASKKIWIDFMETVHRGKPAEPFIPPTGVNGVIIDVDTGGIAVNGCDKQRLVYVKEKDMPQKLCTDKTLREQRSSGEGDGKKFELFPFSFFE, encoded by the coding sequence ATGCGACGGACAGTGTATGTGAAAAAGAAAAAAAGACGCACGACGTTACGGCGTTTGCTGCTATTAATAGTCACCATGATGATGGCGGCGCTGACCGTCTTCCTATCACTTAGGCTCTATGCACAAATTACAGGTGCACCTTCTTTAAGTGTGCCCAAAGCTTCCGTCTTTCTCGATAAAAACGGCAAGCAAATTGGCGACCGTTTTTCTGTGGAAAGGCGGTACTGGGTCAGCCTTGATGAAATGTCCCCGTTTCTAATCGACGCGGTCGTTGCGACGGAAGACAAGAATTTTTATAATCATAACGGCTTTGACTATAGACGGATTGCTGGCGCTCTATTAAAGGACGTGAAATCTGGACGTAAAGTGGAAGGTGCCAGCACAATCACCCAGCAATATGCGAAAAACTTGTATTTGACGTTCGAAAAAACGTGGACGCGGAAAATTAATGAAGCACTTTACGCCTATCGAATGGAAGTGTTTTATGAGAAAGATGTCATTTTAGAAGGCTATATGAACACGGTTTACTTCGGTCATGGCATGTATGGTGTCGAGGCGGCAAGCAAGTTTTATTTCGGTAAGTCGGCAAAAGATTTAACCTTGGAAGAATCCGCCGTTATTACTGCCATCGCGAAAGGCCCTTCGATTTATTCGCCTATTGAAAATCCTGAGAAATCACGCGAACGGTCATTGTTAGTACTTTCGCTTATGGAGGCTCAAGGATACATTACTGCGCGGCAAGAAGAACGGGCGACAAACGAGCAGATCACGCTTAAAAACCGTGAATGGGCTGATACAAAGCGCGTAGCTCCTTATTTCCTTGATGAAGTATGGCGCGAAGCGGAAAAAGTGCTCACAGCAAAAGGACGATATCCTGCAGAAGGCGGTTGGACAATCCGAACAACGCTCGACCCACTCCATCAGCAAACTGCGGAAGAAATGATTGACAAATGGATGCCAGATAGTGGATTGCAAGTTGGATTCATGTCAATTGAGGCTGGCACAGGTGCAATCACATCGCTCGTAGGCGGGGTGAATTATACCGACAGCCCATTCAACCGGGCGACACAAGCAAAACGACAACCCGGCTCCGCCATGAAACCTATCTTATACGCCGCTGCTTTGGAAGATGGATTTAGCCCGCTTACATTTTTATCGACTGAAAAGACCATTTTCACATATGATGATGGGCGCTCGACGTATGAACCGAACAACGTGAACGGTAAATTTGCCGGACACCCTATTTCTCTCGCACAAGCACTTGCTATTTCTGACAATATCTATGCAGTGAAAACACTTGAAGATATCGGCTATAAAAAATTCAGTAAAATGGCTGAACGTCTTGGAGTCGATGGTAAGTTCCCGGAATCACCTGCAACCGCACTTGGTACTTCGCTTGTTACGCTGTCCGATATGACGAATGCCTATAATCGGATTGCTTCAGGCGGAATCGAAACAGTTCCAACGACAATTCTATCCATAACAGATGCGGAAGGGAAAACAATCTACGAACATCCGAAAATGAGTAAAAAACGTGTAATGAGTGAACAAGACGCATTTGTTCTAACCCACCTGATGACAGGCATGTTCGATCCCGTGTTCAATGATTATTCTTCTGCCACAGGGCTTTCGATGAGGCAAAAACAGACACGACCGTATGCCGCCAAGTCAGGTACAACCATTTCAGATCAATACTTAATTGGTTACACTCCATCGTTGACTGCCGGCATCTGGACTGGATTTGATGTCGGAGAGCAACTGACTGAAACGACAGATAAAGCGGCATCGAAAAAAATATGGATCGACTTCATGGAGACGGTCCATCGCGGCAAACCAGCCGAACCATTCATCCCACCAACCGGAGTTAACGGGGTTATCATTGACGTCGACACTGGTGGCATCGCTGTGAATGGATGCGACAAACAGCGGCTCGTTTATGTAAAAGAGAAGGATATGCCTCAAAAATTATGTACGGATAAAACGCTGCGTGAACAACGCTCTTCTGGTGAAGGCGATGGGAAGAAGTTCGAGCTGTTTCCATTTTCGTTTTTTGAGTGA
- a CDS encoding DUF1934 domain-containing protein has protein sequence MESREKERYVKIKLHSSIRHPGLDEEKHEVNAKGLLIEKAGKSYLKYEEQQSGNSVQTIVKLDSANALIMRRGAVTMRLPFVKAGERPGTYGSGPATFDLVVKTEKLDFTENEDRSGGRFNVIYDLHTEESLLGTYNLTITYTEGTI, from the coding sequence ATGGAATCGCGGGAAAAAGAGCGATATGTAAAGATTAAGCTTCATTCGTCAATCCGTCATCCCGGTCTAGACGAGGAGAAGCATGAAGTGAATGCAAAAGGTTTGCTGATTGAAAAAGCCGGCAAATCTTATTTGAAATATGAAGAACAACAAAGTGGGAATTCAGTCCAAACAATCGTGAAATTGGATTCTGCAAATGCACTGATTATGCGCCGTGGTGCTGTTACGATGCGGTTGCCGTTTGTTAAAGCCGGTGAAAGACCAGGAACATATGGCAGTGGACCAGCGACGTTTGACTTAGTTGTCAAAACGGAAAAACTCGATTTTACAGAGAATGAGGATCGTTCAGGCGGCCGATTCAATGTGATTTATGATTTGCATACAGAAGAATCACTTCTAGGAACATACAACCTGACTATTACATACACGGAGGGAACGATATGA